The Planctomycetota bacterium genome segment GGCCAGGTTGAGCTGGTGCTGGCAGCCCGGGTTGGCCGGAGCGATGACGTCGGGCGCCGCCGCTCGCAGGTGGCCGAGCTTGCGGTTGAGCAGCTTGCCCGCCTGCTCGGGCTGCGTGATCGTGTAAACGCCCGCTGCGCCGC includes the following:
- a CDS encoding heterodisulfide reductase-related iron-sulfur binding cluster; amino-acid sequence: GAAGVYTITQPEQAGKLLNRKLGHLRAAAPDVIAPANPGCQHQLNLACRADETLAHVRVVHPMELLAEACR